A DNA window from Meiothermus cerbereus DSM 11376 contains the following coding sequences:
- a CDS encoding ATP-binding protein: protein MALYLSLLGPPQLWQDGKLVMVLPRKAVAMAAFLAVMGHSVERGRLADMLWDGDEAAVRRNLRQELFRLKNTPWEQVFIQTPTSIGLGPVQTDLEAFLARMAKGAWSEAAALWRGGFLAEVEPRASESYLDWLIPERERWAALYREALLGLARSFEAAANYPEALKVYTRILGEDPLQEPEQMAVMRLYLQMGDRGAALRQFEQFGVLLREQLGLDMSPEMQAFGAQLRAGRPIPSQQGRGLALGEPPLVGRDEAMLWLEASCGQGLLLLLGEAGVGKTRLALEYAKRRVGAGPAELLRIRQRESGQEIGFSAILEVLRQAYEEQKLTQLESPWREELAQLLPELGFPPTNSHKTRFFEALCRGLQAIVRPGGVVLWDDLHWLDWASLEFLPYLVRRAGALGIVVLGTSRPEALQKNLPVRRALHELAQEGYIQQRLLEPIELPALVQLLRQMSGQHEGGERFAEHLYRATEGNMFYVLETLRYLFDQGLLRAEGGAWHTPFDSFTEDYRELPLPPSVRDALLERLQRIGEDALLIVQAFALADFPLSPELVACLLRQLEASITRLESLTQGGFLRLGSTGYSLRHELVRQTVLAEMTESRKRWLHARIADALREVSGPLPLLAAHLEAAGQRAEAYVAHLMAARGLRRGPLARQALEHYQRAQVLCPPLEPELERFRMLIEAAETRVSLGQMQIPERREIARLAEQLGDHERFRVLLLNTDAALASGQVAEGIEAAYEAMRLAQTPWQRGHAQFKLAWLEYRGGDPDVQLEPLLAAIRAFHDIGDQVMEALALRNLSGYWFRLGDLEKFDQVYAQAFMLAVQLRDDLLLRRLRADKLVVDWVKGDYAASLRVAELLYQEARERGDWWAVWDALQGLLLNAAVFGLEPELEATVQQAMLEAAEVGAWRDLALLRSDYGNALMVAGRLEDAKRELEATLHNLREMGERARLGHVLFNLGFTLLELGDLEYSQLTLEESVRLWRNRKEYRHTARSLAALALNHLRAGKRKEAQQISAEAFELRASWALGIYDLPLVLYIRARALGDPQGSAYLRETQQLLHNLAQQLPPPLAERLLKNRYVAWALSKTAGV, encoded by the coding sequence ATGGCCCTCTATCTCAGCTTGCTTGGCCCGCCCCAGCTCTGGCAGGACGGCAAGCTGGTCATGGTGCTGCCCCGCAAAGCTGTGGCCATGGCAGCTTTTTTGGCCGTGATGGGCCATTCGGTCGAGCGGGGCCGTCTGGCCGATATGCTGTGGGACGGCGACGAGGCGGCAGTTCGCAGAAACTTGCGCCAGGAACTATTCCGTCTGAAGAATACTCCCTGGGAGCAGGTATTTATACAGACGCCCACAAGCATTGGACTGGGGCCAGTGCAAACCGACCTCGAGGCCTTTCTGGCCCGCATGGCCAAAGGGGCTTGGTCCGAGGCTGCGGCCCTATGGCGGGGAGGGTTTTTAGCAGAAGTGGAGCCCAGGGCCTCGGAAAGCTACCTGGACTGGCTGATTCCCGAGCGTGAACGCTGGGCTGCCCTCTACCGCGAGGCCCTGCTAGGGCTGGCCCGGAGCTTCGAGGCGGCGGCCAACTACCCGGAGGCCCTAAAGGTATACACGCGGATTCTGGGCGAGGATCCCCTTCAGGAACCCGAGCAAATGGCCGTGATGCGGCTGTACTTGCAGATGGGTGACCGGGGGGCGGCCCTGCGCCAGTTTGAGCAGTTCGGGGTTTTGCTAAGGGAGCAACTCGGCCTGGATATGAGCCCAGAAATGCAGGCCTTTGGCGCACAGCTGCGGGCAGGTCGGCCTATCCCAAGCCAGCAAGGCAGGGGTTTGGCCCTGGGCGAGCCGCCCCTGGTGGGCCGCGATGAGGCCATGTTGTGGCTCGAGGCCAGTTGCGGCCAGGGGCTGTTGCTGCTGCTGGGTGAAGCGGGGGTGGGTAAAACCCGCCTGGCCCTGGAGTACGCCAAGCGTCGGGTGGGCGCGGGGCCAGCCGAACTACTTCGCATTCGCCAGCGCGAGAGCGGCCAGGAGATCGGGTTTAGCGCAATTCTGGAAGTCTTGCGCCAGGCTTACGAAGAACAAAAACTGACCCAGCTGGAGTCGCCCTGGCGGGAAGAGCTGGCCCAGCTTCTGCCCGAACTGGGTTTCCCACCTACCAACTCACATAAGACCCGCTTTTTTGAAGCCCTCTGCCGAGGGCTTCAAGCCATTGTCCGCCCGGGTGGGGTGGTGCTGTGGGACGATCTGCACTGGCTGGACTGGGCGAGTTTGGAGTTTTTGCCTTACCTGGTACGCCGGGCGGGGGCGCTGGGTATTGTTGTGCTTGGCACCTCGAGGCCTGAAGCGCTTCAGAAGAACCTGCCCGTGCGGCGTGCGCTGCACGAGCTGGCCCAGGAGGGGTACATACAGCAACGGTTGCTCGAGCCCATCGAGCTGCCCGCACTGGTACAGCTACTGCGCCAGATGTCGGGCCAGCACGAGGGGGGCGAACGTTTCGCTGAGCACCTGTATCGGGCTACCGAGGGCAACATGTTTTATGTCCTCGAGACCCTGCGCTATCTTTTCGACCAGGGCTTGTTGCGGGCCGAGGGCGGGGCCTGGCACACCCCTTTCGACAGCTTTACCGAGGATTACCGCGAACTGCCATTGCCCCCCAGCGTGCGTGATGCGCTGCTGGAGCGTTTGCAGCGTATTGGCGAGGACGCCCTGCTCATCGTACAGGCCTTTGCTCTGGCCGATTTTCCCTTATCCCCAGAGCTGGTGGCCTGCCTGCTGCGTCAGCTCGAGGCCTCCATCACCCGGCTGGAAAGCCTGACCCAGGGGGGTTTTCTGCGTCTGGGTTCCACCGGCTATAGCCTGCGCCATGAGCTGGTGCGACAGACCGTGCTGGCCGAGATGACTGAGTCGCGAAAGCGCTGGTTGCACGCCCGGATTGCCGATGCCCTGCGAGAGGTGTCCGGCCCCCTACCCCTGCTGGCAGCGCATCTCGAGGCTGCCGGCCAGCGCGCGGAGGCTTATGTGGCTCACCTGATGGCAGCGCGCGGCCTTCGTCGGGGGCCACTGGCCCGGCAAGCCCTGGAACACTACCAGCGGGCTCAGGTACTGTGCCCACCCCTGGAACCCGAGCTCGAGCGGTTTCGCATGTTGATTGAAGCAGCCGAAACCCGGGTCTCGTTGGGGCAGATGCAAATTCCTGAGCGCCGGGAAATAGCCCGGCTGGCCGAACAGCTGGGCGACCACGAGCGCTTTCGTGTTTTGTTGCTTAACACCGATGCCGCGCTGGCCTCTGGCCAGGTGGCCGAGGGTATCGAGGCAGCATACGAAGCTATGCGCCTGGCCCAGACCCCCTGGCAGCGTGGCCATGCCCAGTTTAAGCTGGCCTGGCTGGAGTACCGCGGTGGCGACCCCGATGTGCAGCTCGAGCCCTTGCTGGCGGCCATCCGGGCTTTCCACGATATTGGCGACCAGGTCATGGAAGCCCTGGCCTTGCGCAATTTGTCGGGCTACTGGTTTCGCCTGGGCGACCTGGAAAAGTTCGACCAGGTTTATGCCCAGGCGTTTATGCTGGCTGTCCAACTGCGCGATGACCTGCTGCTGCGACGTTTGCGGGCCGATAAGCTGGTGGTGGACTGGGTTAAGGGTGACTATGCCGCCAGCCTTCGGGTGGCCGAGCTGCTGTATCAGGAAGCCCGCGAGCGGGGCGACTGGTGGGCGGTGTGGGATGCCTTGCAGGGTTTGCTGCTCAATGCTGCCGTATTTGGCCTGGAACCCGAGCTCGAGGCCACCGTCCAGCAGGCCATGCTCGAGGCCGCCGAGGTGGGAGCCTGGCGCGACCTGGCCCTGCTGCGTTCCGACTACGGCAATGCTTTGATGGTCGCGGGCCGTCTGGAGGACGCCAAGCGCGAACTCGAGGCCACCCTGCACAATCTGCGTGAGATGGGTGAGCGTGCCCGCCTGGGCCATGTGCTGTTCAACCTGGGCTTTACCCTGCTCGAGCTGGGCGATCTCGAGTACAGCCAGCTAACCCTCGAGGAATCGGTGCGGCTTTGGCGCAATCGCAAGGAATACCGCCACACCGCCCGCTCGCTGGCGGCCCTGGCCCTGAACCACCTGCGGGCGGGCAAACGCAAGGAAGCCCAGCAAATCTCTGCAGAAGCTTTCGAACTGCGGGCTTCGTGGGCGCTGGGCATCTACGACCTTCCCCTGGTGCTCTACATCCGGGCACGGGCCCTGGGAGACCCCCAGGGCAGTGCCTACCTGCGCGAAACCCAGCAACTGCTGCACAATCTGGCCCAGCAGCTACCGCCCCCCCTTGCCGAGCGGCTTCTGAAGAACCGCTATGTGGCCTGGGCTTTGAGTAAAACAGCAGGTGTCTGA
- a CDS encoding carboxypeptidase regulatory-like domain-containing protein, with translation MQLTATSGSLTATASITVNPPANINVSGTVIGINLQPVASAPVVITSGGTNFSTTTNASGVFSVSGVTTPYDATVVTGNQSLIYKGLTRTDPTLVFLGVSPGVSRSASLSGTVLGGAGFPQPANHLTRVAFGSPEALDNATANTTTGAYNMGTISWFGPTTTTGNIHALQWLFDGTNLPTDYKGYGEKLGVALSDGGAFASQNVTMSGVSEATISGSVTLPAGYTLANKRMSVGFADRSLINVLSDSGASVSFAYTTPNITGATIQMQVTANNATGTSVITTKPGLAINATSVSIPLPAGSELSLPPNAATGVSNSTTFSYTPFSGGVHFVVFNGPGASPDYVVVTTASSTTIPNLSSVGLGLPASTVYSWSVVGAAPFATVDAAAGPGGWLAVFLGTAEGSRTQSTSRTFTTAP, from the coding sequence GTGCAGCTCACTGCAACCTCGGGCTCGCTAACGGCCACTGCGAGCATAACAGTCAATCCGCCGGCTAACATCAATGTTTCTGGTACGGTAATCGGTATCAATCTGCAACCGGTTGCCAGTGCGCCGGTGGTCATTACTTCTGGCGGCACCAATTTCAGCACTACCACCAATGCCAGCGGCGTGTTTAGTGTAAGTGGTGTAACAACTCCATACGACGCAACTGTGGTTACTGGGAACCAGTCGCTTATTTACAAAGGTTTGACCCGCACCGATCCAACCCTGGTGTTTTTAGGGGTTTCTCCAGGTGTTTCCCGATCGGCCTCTCTGAGCGGGACTGTCCTGGGAGGTGCGGGCTTCCCTCAACCGGCAAACCACCTGACTCGAGTTGCTTTTGGATCGCCCGAGGCATTGGACAATGCAACGGCCAACACCACTACCGGAGCCTACAACATGGGTACGATCAGCTGGTTTGGTCCCACCACCACTACCGGAAATATCCATGCGCTTCAATGGTTGTTTGATGGTACGAACCTTCCCACCGACTACAAAGGGTATGGGGAGAAGCTGGGTGTGGCGCTCTCGGATGGCGGAGCGTTTGCTAGTCAGAATGTAACCATGTCTGGGGTAAGCGAAGCCACGATATCGGGTTCAGTCACTCTTCCGGCTGGTTACACCCTCGCAAACAAGCGCATGTCCGTGGGCTTTGCAGACCGCTCGCTTATCAATGTGCTTAGCGACTCTGGTGCAAGTGTCAGCTTTGCCTACACCACGCCCAATATCACCGGTGCTACCATACAAATGCAAGTTACGGCAAATAATGCCACAGGAACCAGCGTAATCACAACCAAACCCGGTCTTGCGATCAATGCTACCAGTGTTTCGATTCCCCTGCCTGCAGGCTCGGAGCTTAGCCTGCCGCCAAACGCCGCTACCGGCGTCAGTAACAGCACCACCTTTTCGTATACACCCTTCTCAGGCGGTGTGCATTTCGTGGTGTTTAATGGTCCAGGAGCCAGCCCCGATTATGTCGTGGTAACTACTGCCAGCAGCACCACCATTCCCAATCTCAGCTCGGTTGGGCTTGGGTTGCCTGCATCCACGGTCTATTCCTGGAGCGTTGTGGGGGCTGCACCATTCGCAACTGTAGACGCTGCTGCGGGGCCTGGGGGTTGGCTGGCTGTCTTTTTAGGCACTGCTGAAGGCAGTCGGACTCAATCTACAAGCCGCACATTTACCACCGCACCCTAG
- a CDS encoding superoxide dismutase: MSYPFKLPDLGYPKDALEPYIDAQTMEIHHGKHHAAYVNNLNAALEKHPELHGWSLEDLLTKIAQVPEDIRTAVRNNGGGHHNHTLFWDILAPGGAKEPSGKLAEAIAATFGSFDELKAKMTQAGLTRFGSGWSWLVKDASGKLLVYSTANQDSPLMEGHTPLLGIDVWEHAYYLKYQNRRPDYLAAIWNVINWDRVASRF, from the coding sequence ATGAGTTATCCGTTCAAACTACCCGACCTCGGTTATCCCAAAGATGCCCTCGAGCCTTACATTGACGCCCAGACCATGGAAATCCACCATGGCAAGCACCACGCCGCCTACGTGAATAACCTCAATGCGGCCCTGGAGAAACACCCCGAGCTGCATGGCTGGAGCCTCGAGGACCTGCTTACCAAAATCGCCCAAGTACCCGAAGACATCCGCACCGCCGTACGCAACAACGGCGGCGGCCACCACAACCACACCCTGTTCTGGGACATCCTGGCCCCCGGTGGCGCCAAAGAACCCAGCGGCAAGCTGGCCGAAGCCATCGCCGCCACCTTTGGCTCCTTTGATGAGCTCAAGGCCAAGATGACCCAGGCCGGCCTGACCCGTTTTGGTTCGGGCTGGAGCTGGCTGGTGAAGGATGCCTCGGGCAAGCTTTTGGTCTACAGCACCGCCAACCAGGACTCTCCCCTCATGGAAGGCCACACCCCGCTGCTGGGCATTGATGTGTGGGAGCACGCCTACTACCTCAAATACCAGAACCGCCGCCCGGACTACCTGGCCGCCATCTGGAACGTCATCAACTGGGACAGGGTAGCCAGCCGGTTCTAG
- the fumC gene encoding class II fumarate hydratase, which translates to MGYRIETDTMGEVQVEESRYWGAQTQRSLQNFPIGQERFKMPRSIIRAMGILKKGAALANADLGELPRDKADLIVRAADEVIAGKLDDHFPLVVFQTGSGTQTNMNANEVIANRAIELAGGVLGSKKPIHPNDDVNRGQSSNDTFPTAMHIAVVEELHRHLYPNVQKLRDTLAAKAEAFKDVVKVGRTHLQDATPITLGQEIGSWVAQIDYCLGEVRHAEQGLYELAIGGTAVGTGLNAHPKFGDLAASYFARETGFPFVSAKNKFAALSAHDALVTTSAALRTLAGALMKMANDVHWLASGPRNGIGEIIIPENEPGSSIMPGKVNPTQSEAMTMVCVQVFGNDTAVAFAGSQGNFQLNVFKPVMVYNVLTSIQLLGDACSSFNDHCAVGIEPNLPRIRENLEKNLMLVTALNRHIGYDKAAAIAKKAHKEGTSLKEAALALGYLTEEEFDKWVVPLEMTHN; encoded by the coding sequence ATGGGATACCGCATCGAAACCGACACCATGGGCGAAGTTCAGGTCGAAGAAAGCCGCTACTGGGGTGCCCAAACCCAGCGTTCGCTACAGAATTTCCCAATTGGGCAGGAGCGCTTCAAAATGCCCCGCTCCATCATCCGGGCCATGGGCATACTGAAGAAAGGAGCCGCCCTGGCCAATGCCGATCTGGGCGAACTACCCCGCGACAAGGCCGACCTGATTGTGCGGGCCGCCGACGAGGTGATCGCGGGTAAGCTTGACGATCACTTCCCGCTGGTGGTCTTCCAGACCGGCTCGGGTACCCAGACCAACATGAACGCCAACGAAGTTATTGCCAACCGGGCCATCGAGCTGGCCGGTGGCGTGCTGGGTTCCAAAAAACCCATTCACCCCAACGACGATGTTAACCGTGGTCAGTCCTCCAACGACACCTTCCCCACAGCCATGCACATCGCCGTGGTGGAGGAGCTACACCGCCACCTTTACCCCAATGTGCAGAAGCTCCGCGACACTCTGGCCGCCAAGGCCGAGGCCTTCAAAGACGTGGTAAAAGTGGGGCGCACCCACCTGCAAGACGCCACCCCCATCACCCTGGGACAAGAAATTGGGAGCTGGGTAGCCCAGATTGATTACTGCCTGGGCGAGGTTCGCCACGCCGAGCAAGGCCTGTACGAGTTGGCCATCGGCGGGACGGCTGTGGGCACCGGGCTCAACGCCCACCCCAAGTTTGGCGACCTGGCTGCTTCCTACTTTGCTAGGGAAACGGGCTTCCCTTTTGTTTCGGCCAAGAACAAGTTTGCCGCCCTCTCGGCCCACGATGCCCTGGTCACCACCAGTGCTGCCCTACGCACCCTGGCCGGGGCCTTGATGAAGATGGCCAACGACGTGCACTGGCTGGCCTCTGGCCCCCGCAACGGAATTGGGGAGATTATCATCCCCGAAAACGAACCCGGCAGCTCCATCATGCCGGGAAAAGTCAACCCCACCCAGAGTGAGGCCATGACCATGGTCTGTGTGCAGGTTTTTGGCAACGACACAGCAGTGGCTTTTGCAGGCAGCCAGGGCAACTTTCAGCTTAACGTGTTCAAGCCGGTGATGGTTTACAACGTCCTGACCAGCATCCAGCTCTTAGGCGATGCCTGTTCATCTTTCAACGACCACTGCGCCGTAGGGATCGAACCCAACCTGCCGCGCATCCGGGAGAACCTCGAGAAAAACCTGATGCTGGTTACTGCCCTCAACCGTCATATTGGCTACGATAAGGCCGCAGCCATTGCCAAGAAGGCCCACAAAGAAGGTACCAGCCTTAAAGAAGCCGCCTTGGCGTTGGGCTACCTGACCGAGGAAGAGTTCGACAAGTGGGTGGTGCCGCTCGAGATGACACACAACTAG
- a CDS encoding MFS transporter: MKALDKLPWQKQNFPQFLAMLSTLGLLEFTRSAFFWVYMPFSSNELGLSLSLVGLAWVVHSLTEALSRGIGGFLVQRIGFGAVGVLSGLVGLLALSGTILHPNGWFLLASMLLWGISISGLQPGYLSFASRIAVPGREGRAIAYSQFLVMPWIGLGWVLGTFFIKNLPENTPIVFFVALGLVTLLGLISLGVREPLPKQSLSLKQLLPVLIIVPTAFAQLFLQNLFNLVILKFTLTQLKFTEWQLYLAIGLAAVVVFLGAGIFGRLPDRKGVWLPLITSLGALAAIFLLIAQQPSYPYFLLLCLLGGVAFATFVPSWNALLVRLLPIENRAAIWGSLMVVEGLGAATGPAVGGFLWDWLGPSGPFWGGAVVCGLLIIFYGYVYWRIRGKVTV; encoded by the coding sequence ATGAAAGCCCTGGACAAACTTCCTTGGCAGAAGCAAAACTTCCCACAGTTCCTGGCAATGCTTTCCACGCTGGGGCTTTTAGAGTTCACCCGCTCGGCTTTCTTCTGGGTATACATGCCCTTTTCATCCAATGAACTGGGTCTCAGCCTAAGTTTGGTTGGCCTGGCCTGGGTCGTGCACTCCCTTACCGAAGCTTTGAGTCGAGGGATCGGCGGGTTTTTGGTTCAGCGCATCGGCTTTGGTGCTGTGGGCGTTCTATCGGGCCTGGTGGGTCTGCTGGCATTATCCGGCACAATTCTCCACCCCAACGGCTGGTTTTTACTGGCCAGCATGCTGCTGTGGGGCATCAGTATCTCGGGCTTGCAACCGGGTTATCTATCCTTTGCCAGCCGAATTGCAGTTCCGGGAAGAGAAGGCAGGGCCATTGCGTATTCCCAGTTTCTGGTGATGCCCTGGATTGGTTTGGGCTGGGTTCTGGGAACCTTCTTCATCAAAAATCTGCCAGAAAACACGCCCATTGTTTTTTTTGTGGCGCTGGGACTGGTCACCCTGTTAGGTCTTATAAGCCTGGGCGTGCGCGAGCCTTTGCCCAAGCAAAGCCTGAGCTTAAAGCAACTACTGCCAGTGCTGATCATCGTTCCAACCGCCTTTGCTCAGCTCTTTTTGCAAAACCTTTTTAATCTGGTCATCCTCAAATTCACCCTAACCCAGCTCAAGTTCACCGAGTGGCAGCTTTACCTGGCCATTGGCCTGGCTGCGGTGGTGGTCTTTCTGGGAGCAGGCATTTTTGGTCGCTTGCCCGATCGAAAAGGGGTCTGGCTGCCCCTAATCACCAGCCTGGGCGCTTTGGCGGCCATCTTCTTGCTTATCGCCCAGCAGCCTTCTTACCCTTACTTCCTGCTGTTGTGTCTGCTGGGTGGCGTGGCCTTTGCCACTTTTGTACCTAGCTGGAATGCGCTTCTGGTACGCCTGTTGCCCATCGAAAACCGCGCGGCCATCTGGGGCTCGCTGATGGTGGTCGAAGGGCTTGGGGCAGCCACCGGCCCTGCTGTGGGTGGTTTTTTGTGGGACTGGCTGGGTCCCAGCGGCCCATTTTGGGGTGGTGCGGTGGTGTGTGGCCTGCTGATTATCTTTTACGGTTACGTGTACTGGAGGATTCGGGGAAAAGTTACGGTTTAG
- a CDS encoding glycosyltransferase — translation MNEKVLALVVTHNRKPLLAECLDLLSSQVRPPDHVLVVDNASTDGTAALLAQRQVEHLRLEANTGAAGGFHTGLAEACQRDFDWVWLLDDDAHPHPDSLQKLLMGLQQARTIGPEPSLLLSRLLWLDGRTHPMGIPWPDIRRPGLFLKALPLGLLPVRFGTYASMLVNLRIAREYPLPTKAYFLYNDDLEYSGRLLRRGVGYLVKDSLTVHKTRNPYSSAITASDEMFFLEARNRAWLVRSDAFGPLGKTYWLLNSLGVFLARLKEKGLKGGTPIWKGWLEGFRTSPDTKIDF, via the coding sequence ATGAACGAAAAAGTGCTGGCCCTGGTCGTAACCCACAACCGCAAGCCCCTACTGGCCGAGTGTCTGGACTTGCTGTCCTCGCAAGTTCGCCCACCCGACCATGTTTTAGTTGTCGACAACGCCTCAACTGATGGTACCGCAGCTCTGCTGGCACAGCGCCAGGTTGAGCATTTGCGCCTAGAGGCCAACACCGGCGCCGCGGGGGGATTCCACACGGGTCTGGCCGAGGCATGCCAGCGGGACTTCGACTGGGTCTGGCTCCTGGACGACGATGCCCACCCCCACCCTGACAGCCTGCAAAAATTGCTAATGGGTCTCCAGCAAGCACGTACCATCGGGCCTGAGCCCAGCCTGCTGCTCAGCCGCTTGCTCTGGCTGGACGGACGCACCCACCCCATGGGTATACCGTGGCCCGATATTCGCAGGCCAGGGCTTTTTCTCAAAGCACTTCCGCTTGGCCTGCTGCCCGTACGGTTTGGCACTTATGCTTCCATGCTGGTCAACCTGCGTATCGCACGTGAATATCCCCTTCCGACCAAAGCCTATTTTCTGTATAACGATGACCTCGAGTACAGCGGAAGGCTGTTGCGGCGAGGGGTTGGCTACCTGGTTAAAGACAGCCTTACAGTTCATAAAACCCGCAACCCCTACAGCTCAGCCATTACCGCATCGGATGAGATGTTTTTCCTCGAGGCCCGCAACCGGGCTTGGCTGGTTCGCTCAGATGCCTTTGGGCCTCTTGGTAAAACCTACTGGCTGCTGAACAGCCTGGGAGTTTTTCTAGCCCGCCTGAAGGAGAAGGGACTAAAAGGCGGCACCCCCATTTGGAAAGGCTGGCTCGAGGGCTTTCGCACCTCCCCGGATACAAAAATCGATTTCTAG
- a CDS encoding lipid-A-disaccharide synthase-related protein, with translation MTDVLIISGGNAEDLIGATLCQQLEGLHLAALPLVGPGKRYEGRVERILGPRKQMPSGGFPFNSLENLLADLRAGFLQEIYLQIRAAQLARREVRAVAAVGDAYALAVGVLASNWGHLPLFHLQPQISHYYWAGRSVWERLRQPNQFGAEDYMFYERWMHRFVRAVYVRDKVSEQRAHQLGMYKARFVGSMAMDTLGPPERNLSGLLDGRKVLVLLPGTRADVRFSLPLMLQSSALLPDLQPLVAWAADFSEVPLAEGWELEIEDEQTAIARKDTQRVWLLRGAFSAILHTGYVAIGTAGTANEQAAGMGIPVVAFPTPGPQYIYPNALRQSRLLGKAMRLVEASPQVVAGAVRQFVDDPVAREEARRDGLERNGPPGALSKIATEIQSAL, from the coding sequence ATGACCGACGTGCTCATCATCTCGGGCGGTAACGCCGAAGACCTGATTGGGGCCACGCTCTGCCAGCAGCTCGAGGGCCTGCACCTAGCTGCACTGCCGCTGGTAGGCCCGGGCAAGCGCTACGAAGGCCGCGTAGAGCGCATCCTGGGGCCACGCAAACAGATGCCCTCAGGGGGGTTTCCTTTCAACAGCCTGGAGAACCTGCTGGCCGACCTACGGGCAGGGTTTTTGCAGGAAATTTACTTGCAGATTCGCGCTGCCCAGCTTGCTCGGCGCGAGGTGCGGGCCGTAGCGGCAGTGGGCGATGCCTACGCCCTGGCGGTGGGGGTGCTGGCCTCCAACTGGGGACATCTGCCCCTTTTTCACCTTCAGCCCCAGATTTCACACTACTACTGGGCAGGGCGAAGCGTCTGGGAGCGGTTGCGCCAGCCCAACCAGTTCGGCGCTGAGGACTATATGTTCTACGAGCGCTGGATGCATCGCTTTGTGCGGGCGGTTTACGTGCGCGACAAAGTCAGCGAACAGCGGGCCCATCAACTCGGCATGTACAAGGCCAGATTTGTAGGCAGCATGGCCATGGACACCCTGGGCCCCCCCGAACGCAACCTGAGCGGGCTGCTGGACGGGCGCAAGGTGCTGGTGCTGCTGCCTGGCACACGGGCCGATGTGCGCTTCAGCCTACCCCTGATGCTGCAAAGTTCAGCGCTGCTGCCCGACTTGCAGCCCCTGGTGGCCTGGGCCGCCGACTTTTCCGAGGTACCGCTGGCCGAGGGTTGGGAGCTCGAAATCGAAGATGAACAGACCGCCATTGCCCGCAAAGACACGCAGCGGGTATGGCTATTGCGCGGGGCCTTCTCGGCTATACTGCATACGGGCTATGTGGCTATTGGTACCGCCGGCACCGCCAACGAGCAGGCCGCCGGAATGGGTATTCCGGTGGTGGCCTTCCCCACCCCAGGGCCCCAGTACATCTATCCCAATGCCCTCAGGCAAAGTCGCTTGTTGGGTAAAGCCATGCGCCTAGTTGAAGCGAGTCCCCAGGTGGTAGCGGGCGCTGTTCGGCAGTTTGTTGATGACCCCGTAGCCCGTGAGGAAGCCCGTCGGGATGGCCTCGAGCGCAATGGGCCGCCAGGGGCTCTGTCCAAAATCGCTACAGAAATCCAATCCGCGCTATGA
- a CDS encoding pyroglutamyl-peptidase I — MKVLVTGFEPFAGLPHNPSSALLAHLPETLGKAQLIRATLPVDTQQAPVELQRLYKAHQPVVALHLGLATGRALLALERLAVNLLDFELPDNAGLRLQDTPILPGAPLALATRLPMQAIKKRWAEAGIPGVISNSAGLYLCNQVMYLALSWLPVEVPVGFIHLPPDETLALQKPQAYLPLELQARAVKLALEEALKSAVVAI; from the coding sequence GTGAAGGTTTTAGTCACCGGCTTTGAGCCCTTTGCTGGGCTGCCGCATAACCCCAGCAGTGCCCTCCTGGCACATTTACCCGAAACCTTAGGTAAGGCCCAGCTCATCCGGGCCACCCTGCCGGTTGACACCCAGCAGGCCCCGGTCGAGTTGCAGCGGCTATACAAAGCGCATCAGCCCGTGGTTGCCCTGCACCTGGGGCTGGCAACGGGGCGGGCCTTGCTTGCGCTCGAGCGCCTGGCAGTAAACCTGCTCGACTTTGAGCTGCCTGACAACGCGGGCCTGCGTTTGCAGGACACCCCCATCCTGCCCGGGGCCCCTTTGGCGCTGGCTACCCGGCTGCCTATGCAGGCCATAAAAAAGCGCTGGGCCGAGGCCGGAATCCCAGGGGTCATCAGCAATAGCGCTGGGCTTTACCTGTGCAACCAGGTGATGTATCTGGCCTTATCCTGGCTGCCTGTCGAAGTACCGGTGGGTTTTATCCACCTGCCCCCGGACGAAACCCTGGCCCTGCAAAAGCCCCAGGCCTACCTGCCCTTAGAGCTACAGGCGCGAGCAGTTAAGCTGGCCTTGGAAGAAGCCCTGAAGTCTGCCGTGGTAGCCATATGA